In Setaria italica strain Yugu1 chromosome I, Setaria_italica_v2.0, whole genome shotgun sequence, the genomic window ACGCCGCGCCGACCGCGCCCACACTCCCCGCCAGACTCCGCAGCGACCCAACACAGCGGTCAAACAAAGCCAGCGGCGGCGTAACACCCAAGCCACCTCCGCTCCGCTTCGCTCCGCTCAGCTCAGCACAAAAAAATCCCCCACTCGCTCCACgcccgaggcggccggcggcgatgtcgtcagcggcgcccccgccgccccagccggagtctccctccgccggcgccggcgccggcggtggcggcgacaaGGTCCTTGCCGCCGCGCAGCACATCGTCAAGTCCCTCGCCACCTCCAAGAACGCCGCCGACGACATGATCCGCATCCTCTCCGGCTTCGACAACCGCCTCTCCTCCATCACCAACGACCACCTCTTCCCCTCCCCGgacccctcctccggccccgcctccggctccgcctccgcctcgggctcctccgcctccgagatctccgccgccgccgccttcgacgCCGCCGACCAGCTCATCCAGCTCTGGGACGCCACCCCGGAGGCGCTCGTCTTCGAGGCCCCCGAGGACGACGTCGCGCAGTACCTCGCCGCggtcgacgtcgccgtcgaccacctcgcccgcggcgggcccggcggcgcgcgcgcgggcgtcgccgtgcagCTCGCCATGGCGCGGCTCGAGGAGGAGCTCCGCCACCTCATGGTCCGCCACGCCGTCCCGATCGACCCCACGGGGCTCTTCTTCTCGCTCCGCCGCCTCTCGCTCGAGTCCATGGACGACCTCGACGCCTCCTCCGAGTTCGACGCCGCCACGCCGCACAGCCTCGACGGCACCCCCGCCGGGCCGGAGACCGCGCGCGGCGCCGTGCTGGGATCCAACCCCTTCGAGGACCAGGTCTTCGACCCCGTGCGCCCCGAGGCCGTCGACGAGCTGCGCGCCATCGCCGACCGGATGGCGCGCGCGGGCTACTcccgcgagctcgccgacgcctACTGCGGCGTCCGGCGCGACGTGCTCGACGAGTACCTCTCCGTGCTCGGCGTCGAGCGCCTCAGCATCGACGAGGTACAGCGCATCGAGTGGAAGCTGCTCAACGACAAGATGAAGAAGTGGGTGCACGGGGTCAAGACGGTCGTGCGTGTCCTGCTTGCTGGTGAGCGCCGCCTCTGTGACCAGGTGCTCACCGCGTCCGATGACCTTATGGAGGAGTGCTTCCTTGAGTCCACCAAGGGATGCATTATGCAGATTCTCAGCTTTGGGGATGCCGTGGCGGTCTGCCCCCGCTCACCGGAGAAGGTCCCCCGGATCCTTGACATGTATGAGGCGCTTTCAGAGGTGATCCCTGAAATGAGGGACTTGTGCATAGGGAGTTCTGGGGATGGTGTGATCAGTGACGTGCAGGCCATTCTTGATAGGCTTGGGGATGCTGTGAGGGGTAATCTGTTTGAGTTTGGGAAGATGTTGCAGCAGGAGACATCACGGAGGGCGATGACGGCTGGTGAGATCCACCCGATGACACGCTATGTCATGAACTATTTGAGGTTGCTGGTTGTTTACAGTGAGACGCTTGATGTCCTATTGGCTGATGACAATTGTGATCAAGATGCTTTCAGAAATTCTGATGATCAGGATCAGGAACACTTGCAGAGCATGACCCCTCTTGGAAGGCGTCTCCTGAAGCTAATATCTTATTTGGAAGCCAATTTGGAGGAAAAATCTAGGCTCTATGAAGATGCTGCCCTGGAGTGCATATTTGCCATGAACAATTTGCTCTATATTGTTCAGAAGGTAAAGGATTCCGAGCTAGGAAAGATTTTAGGTGATCACTGGATAAAAAGGCGGAGTGGTAAGATTCGGCAGTACTCAAAGAGCTATCTAAGGATATCTTGGACCAAGGCTTTGTCTTATTTCAAGGAAGATGGACATGGGAGTGGGAGTGGGAGCGGAAGCGGGAGTGGGAGTGGGAGTGGgagtggcagtggcagtgggCATTCAAGTTCTAGGATGTCCATCAAGGAACGGTTCAAGAACTTCAACATGGCCTTTGAGGAAATTTACAGGAACCAGACACTCTGGAAAGTTCCAGATCCTCAGCTCCGGGAAGAACTGAAAATATCAATATCTGAAAATGTAATTCCAGCATATCGTGCTTTTCTGGGCAGATATGGTAATCAAGTGGATGGGGGAAGAAATCCaggaaaatatataaaatacaCACCGGAAGATTTGGAGAGCCAGCTATCTGCTTTATTTGAGGGGTCATCAGTGTCTGCCAACCACTCTAGGAGAAGAACATAGTTCATGGTGTCAGGATCATGTTTCAGGTATGATCTTGTTAGAAAGGTCATATGTTCATGCATTTTTGTGCACATCATATCTGTTGATTGGATGCTTGTTCCCATAGTAGAGTCATTACAATACTGTAATACAACATATGTGGACCTTTTGGTGTGCTTACTGCTGCATAGTGTGTACTAAGGAATGCTGTACATTTATTGTCCTATTGTTAATTGTGATATGTGCTGACTATCTCACATTGGCTGTGAAGGACCATTTGCCACTAGGTAGATTATTGACTGTCCAAGAGACTTTCTCGGTTGATTAATTGGGGTTGCCAACTTGCCATATTTGCCAGGAGTTGTGCAGTCATATTCTATTGATGATGATGGAGAAACTTGTGGTGCTAAATAGAAAAAGTTTAGATTTTGCACCTTCATGTTTTGGATTATCCATTTTGTACTTGCAAAGTTAGAAAAAGAAAGCCTACCAGTTTGCTCTTCTCAACACTCTAGAGGTAGCTCTGCCTTCGTTATTTCGGACTTTGTGACTTGTGAACACCTTTTGAGTAAGGAAGCCTTCCATTTAGTCATTGATGGTAAATATTGCTCTTTTATCACTTCTTACTTTTTCAATGTTTTAATTTCAATACACTGCTGTCTTATTCAGCctcattttttatatataataggttgccattctaaaatttttatTTATGTGGTGCATTCTGCAAGCAGTGTGCTGAAGTATGTGTGCATCTCTCTTCCTGAAATATTAAGATTTTAGGAAATTAGTTATGCATGGGAGTCAAGTTGGCATAAAAAAACCCTGAGGTTCGTGCGTTTGAAACCTGGTTGGCTCAAATTCATGGAAACCATAATTGTAATGTTTTTGGGTGCCTTGACTGTTTAAAGTGAGACAAGTGATCCCATGGGTCGACATGATCCCACCATTGTCGAGTTCAGACTGTAGTTATAGTACGCTGCACGCTCGAAGGAGTGTTTTAAGCATGATTGTTTTCCTCAGAGTGTTTTAAGTATGATTAGGTTGCCTGTTTTCCTGCAGCTGGAACTTTGGACTGAACTGATTAATGCTTTAAACTCAATTCTAAGTCAATGTTTCATTGCTTAGTACCTGAATGACTGAATCTGCATGTGCTTGCCGCAGGGGGCTAAATTCTAGGATGAAATTATGGCTTTTAATTCAAAAGTTCTTTTACTTGATAGAACTCCCCAAATTTTGCTGCCTCTACCCAAACATGGCTGTTGTAGTGGCCAGCCTTACAATTTACAATATGGTCCTCGCATATGAATTGGAAATTCTGATGTGGTAGTATGGTGTTTGAAACTTGAAAGAAGTAGGATTTTGTATTGTCTccaatttgaccaaattttgtTCCCACCTGTGGTAATTGTTAACTTTGGCCGTGCTTGAATTTGGATGCAGGGGCATCAAGCAGCATCATTAGTGGAAAGAGTGCCCTACAAATATCTTGATAATAGTTATGCACTTCATCTCTTAGTAAGATTGATGAGGTTTAATATACATCGTTAGACAATAGACACTTATGCATAGCATATTTGCTGGTATAAGCACATTCTCCACACCTGTTTGACAAAAGTCTCTCTGTCTTTGCCATCACTGTCCAAGTTTGATAATTAAACCATGTGTAAATACtttcaacataaaaaatatgGAACAATCTCATTAGATGTTGATACCTGAAGAGAGGGAAATCATTTCTTTTAATTAGAGAGATATCCTCTATATTTCAGATCTGATACTTGACTTAAATTGGAAAAGCATGGATGTCCAGAATTCCCTGTAGTTCCTAACTTTCTCAAATCTATAAAATGGTTAGCAAAGTAAACCTGAACTGAAACTTTGGGATCATAAATatagaaagaaaaatatataaacaggaattgggaagtttttttttttcttttctttttggagtTTATGAATTGGGAGGATTTGCAGGACagtataaaagaaaataaatgaactGTGGACTTTTCTGTCCAAAGAAGCTTACTAGGACCTGGTACTGGAACTGGAATAACAAATACTGGATGGGGCAGATTGCACACTTACATAAGTTATCTATCATCCAAACATTCAGGTACACAAAGGCACAATTTAAAACTAGAGCTAGAGCATATTACTGTCAGTCTGCCATACAATCGAAGAATGCTCATGGCTATTGGGGTTCTAATGTGTACAGGTTAACTTATCAGCATGTTGATTTCCCAAATATCAGATAGATCAGCTGTTCAGCTTGAGTGTATGTATCACCATGCCATTGTACTAATGTAAACTTGATGTGCTCTCATATACATCCCAAGGAGGAGGATACTTGGCATCAGCCTTTTGATATCATACTAGGCCAACGAAAAAACACAATCTCATGTTGGCCTCCTATAGGTTTTCTTTCCCATTTGCCATTGACTGGTTACCAAATTTTTCCAGGCCTTCCACATGTAAGTAAGTTATAAGCATGCCTTAGTTATACTGCCAAACTTGTACATTCTAAAACCAAGTCCGTCATCCTCATTCGAAAGGGGCTGAacacttcatatatatgttATTGATGGATAGTTCTACCTTTTCTAGTACAGGTAGGATGGTATTCATTTTGTGATGCGTCAAAGCTCGGCCTGGAATATAGTGATTTATCTTTGTATTGTTAATAGTGCTGGGTGTTCTTTTTTAGCTTTATTTAGCAAATGGTTCTTTCAGTGATGCATTGATTAATTCTGTCAAAAGAAAAATGCACTGTTAATTTCTGCCTTTTTCTTATAGAAGTAATTGATTTCCCCTGTTTCCATATTGGTCAATTTCTACTGTTATtatatttctaatttttttagaacTCTGTTTTCATTTGTCAACACATTTGTGGCAAAATGCTGTTGATTGTTTAATGCAGATTATAATTAAGTATTTTGTGATGCTGCTGAACGATGGTGGCATTATATTGTAGATTATAAAGAAATCTCCAAATTTACAACACGACTTGTTTAATAAACAGAAACAGAACTTTGCCAGTCTGCTGAATGGATTCTAGTCTCTATTCTCAATTTCTACTTTCAGTTCAACTTATTATTGATTTTGTTAATCGTACTGCTATATTTTTATGCACTGTACTGTTGTCTGTTTATTTCTCAAGTCCCTTCTTGTCTGAAATTATGGTTCGTTGTTTAATGTCAACATGTAGAGAATCGGGGGAACATCGGATTTTGTTGTGCAGCTTATTGCAGTGAGTGAACTTGCGCTGGTATTGTCTATAGGTGCCTTGCAGTGATTTCAGACTAGGAAATTTCTAATTTGTTTTTGCTGCTATTTCTGTATCAGTTGAGGCGCTTTTTTTACTTTCCTTCGAGATCATTACTTTTTAGTGATGCTATAAAAAGGTTAACTCAAGTTGATGGGCTAATGCAAAATATAAGATTCTGATAACTTTTGACAAAATAGTAGCATTGTTGGACTGGGCCAGAGGGCCCCCACTGTGGAATAAAAACCCTAAGTGGACAATGCACGTCATACTTTTTAAATGTGGGCCTCTTGATTTGCGTGCTTGCAAAAGACCTGTTATCAAGGCAAACAGATGTGAAATGCTGCACTGTTCAGATAGCATGGCAACGTCTTTGAGAGATTGAGTGGCCTGATATTTTAACACTTTTTGCGAGCCTCCTCAAATAGCGTGCACCCTCTCCGTCTCAAACGTCTCAAATTACAGGTTATTTTAGATTTTTTgattcataaattttgttatATACTTAGATAGATCCATGTTTagctagaaaaactaaaataacttaGGATGGATGGAGTCCATTTTTCAGATGTGTACGACTGCTCTGCCACTTTGTTTctttcacaaaagaaaaaacttgcTGGCACATCAAGTATATACATGGCCGTACTTCATGCTTCATTACAAACATGATCCGCCTTCTGAAAATCCATCTCGTCATAATTCGGGCTTCGGTCTCTGCAAATGGGAGATGGCTCAACAAGCCACACATTTATACTACTTTCAACAACAAATTCGGTCGGAGCGCTGGATTTTCATTTGAATTCTGCTCTAATTCCAAAGGAGAAAGCTCAAATCTCCATTAAAAAACACAAGAACATGAGTACATTTCTCTCCAGCCCAAACACCCTCCAATTTCACTCCAAGAAACGATCGATTTCTTGTCACTTATTCTACGTAGTAATAGGTACACCCCCAAACTCTTAGTTAATTAGGTTGGATCAACCGTTACCATTTCCCCAGTTGATTAGTAGCTGATCAGTAGGAGTATTCAGTAGCAGGGGCCATGCATGGATATCAAGGGATGTTCAGGCGCCCCTCTCGAGCATCTCGCAGAACCTCTTGAAGGACTCGAGCTTCTGCAGCTTCATCTGGTCGTGGAACCGCCGGATGAACACGTCCGCCACGCGGTCGATCTCGTCCTCCAGCCGGAACTCCCCCTCAGCCGACCccggggcggcggcgatcgCCAGCTGCTTCTCGCCGTTGGCCTCGCTGTattccacctcctccccgccgccggccagcggcgagcgggcgaggccggcgccgccgccgtcccgctccAGCGCGAAGCTGGGCAGGCTGCTGAGCACGACGGCCCTGCTCTCCTGCTCCACCACGAAGCTCGGCAGGCTCTCCAGCACCGCGGccttcctgccgccgccggctaggAAGaggtgctcgccggcggcgcctccaCGTCGTGCGCCCTCcgtgccctcgccgccgccgtgaccggCCACCGCATTGCCGTACCCTCCGCCCTGGCCACTGCCACTAGAGCCGCCGCCCATGATGGCGTGGATCTTGCTCTGGATGGCGCTCAGCAGGAGCTTCTTGTTGCGCATGATGCCGAGCACGATGAGGCGCGTCCGCAGGGAGCTCGCCCTGGTGCCGACCGCCGTCGACTTCACCGCCGCCACGATGGCGGTGAAGAGCTGCTTCAAGTACCTcgtcgccttcttcatcttcgctCCTCCAAACGACCAAGAAATTGCAGCTACCTTAGTTCACCGACACAATGCTAGCTTTGCAAAAATATGTCAAGAACTACTGGTGCCGCTGTTGATTTCTTCCTAGTAGTGTGCAATGAACTGTGGATGCGTGCAAGGACCTGTGTGTTTTGGCATGGAGTTCGGTCAGGAGGGTTTCATGGGTATATATAGGGGTGGCGGTCGACGGCACGAGATCttcgccatcttcttcttccgagAAGCTTCAGGGTCACATGGATCCACACTTGCATGGTCGCCAGGAATTATGACCAATCGATCTAGGGCTACTGCTTAAAGCAAAAGCGGTAACAAATAAAAGATGGTAAAGTAACAAAGACACCAGTGTTGTACGCATCATCATCCATAAAAAAGGGCCGAGGGATGATGTTTAGTTTGTGTCATTTGGTCCCAATTATGGGACTCCAATGGACCCTAGCTAGCTAACGATTTGCTGGTTCCTTTTCGAGGGTTTGGTGAAATATCTCGTGCTCGTggagctgcaagcctgcaacttgCAGTTCTGCTAGATTGAGTTTTGCCACTTCAAAGACCGATCTCTCATTTTCTCCAACCAAGTGACACATCTAAGACTCAAGTGGATGCAGGGGCAGACTGGCCAATTTGCTTTTATATTAGGAACTGAATATGGTTTCAAGGTTTAAATTCTGAAACTAAATGCTTTCCATAACTAATCCCATGAGGTACTGTTTTCACATTACTAATTTCTAGTACATGTATTTATATTTTTGCTTACACCAATGGCCCAAGTTAAGTAAGTTTTGGGGTGCATTATGCCATCTATGAACGGAACCAAATCCTACCCCACTCTGCTATGTATACTAGATCTTCCAAAGACTAACTGGCTAAATATGCATACGTTTGAATTAACAAATGTACTTCATTTTGTACATATACAATTGCTAAAATAGACAAGTAATCCCTCACAATTGTTGTGTTAATCCATCATAGCTAGGGCCTAACCGGAATCTCAGCTGCTAATCGTTGACGCTTTTTGGAACGAAGCCTTCGCCGGTAAGGCTCAGTTGGGCGGATCCACTGCAGTATGCGGCGAGCCAGTGATCAGCAGCAGCGCCCTGCTTCCTTTTGTCCCCTGCCCCAATGGTGAGTGGCATCTGCATCTTGTGACCATGCCCTACCTAGGGTGCCATGCAGCAGCACAAACACAGTGCCAGTACACTGCAACTGTTCTTCAGGGACCAAAGTTTAGCCTTTAGCTGAAATGTAATGTAGGCCGAATCCTGCACCTTTCTTTTCATTCCTCTCCAATACATCTTTTTGGACCCTGTAAATATCATATATAGCCAGAGAATGGGCTTATTTACTGTGAATATGATTTGAGATCCTACGAACAAAAGCCATCAAAGGTAGTACTAGGTAGGTCAGCTAGATTATATTGGCGATCGCCATGCCTGCCGTGGATGATTATTAGCTGTTGTTTTTTAATTAGGTGGCCGGCCGCCGTACGAGCCGCTGAGCTTTGCCGACTTCCGACGGCCGGCCAACCGTGCCGGCCTGGGTGCGCCTCAGCTGGCAACAATCGTCTTCTTCTGAGACATGATGTGGTGACGAGGAGCAAGGCTGATCTGTGATATCATAATTGAGTTTTTGTCTGAACTGCATAGGTTATTTCAGAAACTGTGGTTACCCTATGTATTTTGGTATTGAGTGTGTGCTTGCTATTTTATATTTCGGATTTTCAAATTTTCATGACTGAGACAGAACCAACAAGATGTTGTCAGAGATAGTAAATCGGCTAAATGGAATTTTACAGGACAGCCAACAGGGTTGAGAATAGCAGAGCCTGGCTTCTCGTatattttgaaaaaagaaaaagaaaaagaaaaaagagatgaGCACATGGGGATGGAGCTTTTAATCTGAGCAAATTCCATGGCCCATTGTATATCCATCCATGGAGGCCGGGAAGGTACCACGAATCTGTGCGTGCGTGTACACTGTACACCGAGGTTCATGCACGATACTGTCTGCCTCTGACGATCCCGTCAGAAATTAAAGCATCTCTTAATTTAATCATTCACCCAATTATTATTAACCTAATCCCTAGCTCTGAAATGAACCCGATCAAGCCCAGACTTAGCAAGCTCCTTTTTTGCGTCCCCTTTTGTGCCTTTTAGCGTCTTGTCACTCGCACATGGACGCGCACACGGCACACCACCAGAAAACCCAAATCAATCACGCGCACGTCCATCGATTGCTGTTGGATTCGCGGTCGATTTCGTTGCCTTGCCTGCTAATGTTGACAGCAGCATTCAGTCTAGCATGGCGTAATGTTTGATCGCATAGAGCAAGAGAAAAGCCGTACTCCCAACTTATTATGTATTTtgttcgtcccaaattactacttATTTTGATTTCTCTAAGTACgtaattttactatgtatctagatagtATATATCTAAGGTTAGCAATTTTACAATTTGATGCCCCTAGTTACAATTTTACATAACTGCATGTTAGCAATAGAAATAATAGTAGTGGCTTTAGCAGTGGTTAAAGTAGTTCGTGATGTCACAATTTCCGGAGAGCTGAACCCATAAGTTTGGGAAACAGAGCAAGGTCACTAGAATAAGACTACACCCGTCGGCATATCATTAGCACATCATGTTTATGCATTTTCTCATGACTGAATGTGCTATCTGCCATGGGTCATGTCTCCTTCAGGGTTCAGTATTCTAGCATGATGCATATGCACACATATATGCAGTAA contains:
- the LOC101772056 gene encoding exocyst complex component EXO70B1, which gives rise to MSSAAPPPPQPESPSAGAGAGGGGDKVLAAAQHIVKSLATSKNAADDMIRILSGFDNRLSSITNDHLFPSPDPSSGPASGSASASGSSASEISAAAAFDAADQLIQLWDATPEALVFEAPEDDVAQYLAAVDVAVDHLARGGPGGARAGVAVQLAMARLEEELRHLMVRHAVPIDPTGLFFSLRRLSLESMDDLDASSEFDAATPHSLDGTPAGPETARGAVLGSNPFEDQVFDPVRPEAVDELRAIADRMARAGYSRELADAYCGVRRDVLDEYLSVLGVERLSIDEVQRIEWKLLNDKMKKWVHGVKTVVRVLLAGERRLCDQVLTASDDLMEECFLESTKGCIMQILSFGDAVAVCPRSPEKVPRILDMYEALSEVIPEMRDLCIGSSGDGVISDVQAILDRLGDAVRGNLFEFGKMLQQETSRRAMTAGEIHPMTRYVMNYLRLLVVYSETLDVLLADDNCDQDAFRNSDDQDQEHLQSMTPLGRRLLKLISYLEANLEEKSRLYEDAALECIFAMNNLLYIVQKVKDSELGKILGDHWIKRRSGKIRQYSKSYLRISWTKALSYFKEDGHGSGSGSGSGSGSGSGSGSGSGHSSSRMSIKERFKNFNMAFEEIYRNQTLWKVPDPQLREELKISISENVIPAYRAFLGRYGNQVDGGRNPGKYIKYTPEDLESQLSALFEGSSVSANHSRRRT
- the LOC101772997 gene encoding uncharacterized protein LOC101772997 gives rise to the protein MKKATRYLKQLFTAIVAAVKSTAVGTRASSLRTRLIVLGIMRNKKLLLSAIQSKIHAIMGGGSSGSGQGGGYGNAVAGHGGGEGTEGARRGGAAGEHLFLAGGGRKAAVLESLPSFVVEQESRAVVLSSLPSFALERDGGGAGLARSPLAGGGEEVEYSEANGEKQLAIAAAPGSAEGEFRLEDEIDRVADVFIRRFHDQMKLQKLESFKRFCEMLERGA